TGTTCTCGGTCAGGAACCCGTTGTGCCGATGTGCATCCTCACGGCGCGGCCTATTGGCGTGATGCAAATGGTCGATCAGAACGAGGAAGACGATAAAATTATCGCGATTCACGAACACGATCCGGCTGTGACGCATTACCGCGATATTTCGATGCTTCCCACGCACACGCTCGATGAACTGCAGCGCTTTTTCGAAGACTACAAAGCGCTGGAAAAAAAGAAAGTTCGCATCGAGCGCTTCAAAGGCCGTGTCGATGCGCAGGAAATTATCCAGCAGGCGCTGCGCCTCTATCAGGCATCGTATTCTGCCGATGGCTCCAAGCGCACCGACGCGCCGGTTCTTGCCAGCGAAATGCGCAACGACACGCCCGCGTCTGAAGCGCGCAGTGGCCCCTCACGCAACGTGCGCGCCGATGCCGCACGCCGCGCCGCCGCACGACTCGCCGCCTCCGACGCCGCTTCCATCAGTTTCGATAGTGCGAGCCTCGATGGGGCAAGCCTCGATGGCGGGAGTCTCGATGGAGCGGTGCCGTCGCCGACTCCTGGGGGAGCGGAAAGCGCACCAGAACTTGGCGCAACTTCCGCTTAAAATACGAAAAAAGCGAGAGCCATTTGGCTCTCGCTTTTTTCGTATAAGAGTACGGTCGAAATCGACCGTACTCTTATACCGAGTGAATCGGGCTCCAGCCATTGAGATGTTTCACCGACTGTCGATATTCCCATTCGATGGCGTTTTTCAGCATCATTGCAGGTCGTCCGGCAATCGTTAAACCGGCGACATCGGCCACGCCGCTGCGTCCGCCCACAGAAATGACATAGCCTTTGTTTTTGAAGTGAAAAGTTTCGGCCTTGCCGCCAGTCGCGTCGGCGATAACATTGGCCGCGACGGTTTCGCCTTCTTCAATCGCAATTTGTGCTGTCGGCGGCAACGGACGCCCGACTTCAGGATTTTGCACAAGGGCGCAATCGCCCGCGACGTAGATTTCTGGTCGGCCTTCAACGCGTAAGAACTCATCGACAACAATTCGTCCGCCGGGGCCGGTGGGCAAGCCGCTTTTTGAAACCAGATCGGGCGCTTTCACGCCTGCCGTCCAGACGCGAACACCGGCACGAACCACTTCGCCGCTCTTGAGAACGAAACCTTCTGCAGTCGCTTCGCCAATCGGCGATTCGGTGCGAATTTCGACATCCAACTCGCGCAGTGTGCGGTCGGCTTTCTGCTGCAAGCCCGCTGAAGTTCCCGGCATTACGGTAGGCGTTGCTTCGATTAAGACGATACGGCACTTCTCGTTCGCCATGTCGTGACGCTGCATCAATTCTGGCAAAACTTCGGCGAGTTCGCCCGCTAGTTCGACACCTGTCGCGCCCGCGCCACCAATAGCAACGGTAAGCAAACGCTTGCGCGCTTCTGCATCGGTTTCCACGCCCGCGTCGGCGATGCACTTGTCGATCTCAGCGAGAATTTTCTTCGCGTCGTCCACCGACCACAACGACAACGAATTGTCGCGCACGCCAGGAATGCCGAAATCGTTAGGGCGGCTTCCCAGTGCGAGAATGAGCGTCGTGTAGGGGACAGCCTCGGCGGCGGTTTGCACTTGTTTGGCTTCGAAGTCGAAGCCGGTGATGGCCGAATGCACAAACGTCACGCGGTCGTCGAGCACGGTTTCGAGCGGCACACGCACATCGTCCGCTGGGCGGGTTCCCGCTGCAACGCGCGGAAGCTCGGTCAGAAATTGGTGATAATCGTATTTGTCGATTAAGGTCAGGTTCGCGTCGTCGGCCTTCAGCTTGGAAGCGAGGCGCAGCGCGATGTGTAGCCCAGCATATCCGGCACCGGCAATGACGATTTCAGATTTAGCCGTCATGAGAAGCTCCTTGTGAAATTTTTCTCAATGTGCCGCGAGTGTAGAGTGGCACCACACGCGACACAAGGGCGAACGATAAAATACAGCGCGTGAAAACTCGTGCTGCATCCTCAAATGTCCGGTCGGAGACCACACTCGGCTTCAATTCCATCGCTGCGCTGGCCGCCTTTTGTCTGCTCGCCCTCATAATGAGCATCGCGCCGTGGCACCTTTCGCTTTTCTGGCCTGTTAACGACGACTACTACGATTATCTGCCGCAAGCTCTTTTCGCAGGCGTGATGGCGTTTGTTTGTGTGTTGCTCGCACTCGCATCGCGCAGCGAAAATGGTGCCGCTGTGCGCCCTTGGAAAGGCATCGCCTGGTGCCTCGCGGCATTTGTTTCCTGGGTTGCATTGTCGTGCATCGGCGCAATCTATCGCCACGATGCACTTTTGGAAACGGCCCGCGTTGTTTCTGTTGTGCTTGGCTTCTTTGCAGTGCGCGCCGTATTAAAGAGTACAGTCGAATTCGACCGTACCCGCGTGTTGCTGTTGGGCGCGATTGTTTTGGGGGCGGTGGCGGTGGCGAGCGGCCCGGCACTGGGATTCATCCAGACGCGTTCGCCGCAGCTTTCGCCGTTATTTACGCACAATAATCTATTTGCGAACTATTGTGCGATGGCGTTGCCGCTGTGTCTCGGCACCACGATGCTTGCACGCCGCATGGCGCGGAGAGGCTCACAGAAACTCGTTGTTGCCTGCGGGCTTGCAGCAGCGGCGTGGATTGCTCTGGGCCTGCTGGCATCGGCTTCCAAGGGCGGTTTTCTCGCGGCGTTGTGTGGCGCTGTCGCGTTCGGAAGCATCGTGTTGCGGGCGCGTTTTGGCGTGGTGCGGGCGTGGTTGCGTGCCAACCGGACTATCGCGATTGTCCTCGGCCTTGTTCTCGTTGGCGGTGTGGGGCTGGTTGGTGGGCGCACGGTGTTGCCGCGAATTCTGGCCGCGCGTGGTAGCCAGAATCACTCAACGATGTTTCGCATTTACACATGGCGCGCCGCCGCAGAGATGACGCAGGCGCGGCCCGTTGTCGGTTTCGGGCCGGGTTCGTTTCCATGGGCGCACTCCAAGTTTTCGGAAGTGGGCTTCACTCGTACGGCGCATCAATCGTGGTTGCAAATCGCCGGAGAAAGCGGTGTGCCGGCCCTCCTTCTTTTACTGGGTGCAACTGTTTTGTCGTTGCGGCGTGGCTGGCGGGTCGTGAAAACCGAAAATGGAGCGCAATGGCCGATTGTGGCCGGTGCTGTCGGGGCGATTGTGGCGTTTGCCGTTCACGGGATGCTCGACGCCGGTTGGGGCATTATTTCGGTTGCGCTGCTGCTGATGGTTTCTCTGGCTCTCCTCGATTCCTGCGAAGAAGTGCCCACAAGTACGGTGGAAAACGAGGCAAGTTCGCAGCGTGCAGCGGCGTTGTGGCTGGGAGCGGCGCTTCTTCTGGGAGGCGCATCGTGGCTGGCGCAACGCGCGGTGGCTGGCGAAGATGCGCGGCGTGAAGGGCGCGAGGCTGCCGCGCGTGGCGATGCAACGACAGCATTAGAACGTGCACAGGCCGCGACCATTGCCGATCCGCTCGGCGTGCGGATATGGACGAATCGGGCACAAACGGAAGAATCGCTTCAAACCGACGGAACTGCCTCGTGGCAGCGCGCGCTGGTTGTGAATCCGTGGGGCGCGCAGGCGTGGCGACAGTGGGCGCAAAGTCGCGTGCAACGCGGCGAGGATCCGAGCGAACAGTTTGCGCGCTCGCTGGAAGTTGCTCCGAACGACACCGAAACTTTGCGCGAACGCGCCGAATGGCGAATCGCGCGGGGTGATGCGCGCGGCTGGGACGACTGGCAGAAAATCGCGCAACTCCTGCGCAAGCCTTACGGGCTTTATCCGGCGACGCCGGAACTGGTGAACTACGATTTTGCGCATGCGTTGCTGACGCTCGCAGCGCGAGACACCAAACGCGAGCAAAACGCGACTGCGAAAGAGAAACTGCAAGAAGCGCAGCGCTTTCTAGCGGCGTCGCGCGCATATCAAACCAGCAATCCCGGTTTGCTGGAGGCAGCGCGTGGCGCCGCAGCGGCGGCAGAGGCGAAGCAGGAGTTAGAAGGACTCGAAGCGCGTGCGAAAGAACTGGCAGGAAAACTCCAGTAACAGCGAATTCGACCGTACTCTTAATTATGAAAATCCTTGTATTTCACGGGCCAAATCTCAATTTGCTCGGCACGCGCGAGCCCGGCATTTACGGGCATCTCACCGTCGAGGACATCAATGCGCGGCTGGTTGAGTTAGGCGCGGAACTCGGCGCAGAGGTCGTGACGCAGCAAAGCAACCATGAAGGCAAACTGCTGGACGCCTTGCACGCGCAGGATTTTGCGGCGTGCGTTCTTAATGCGGGCGCGTGGACACACTATTCGTATGCATTGCGCGATGCCATTGCCGCGATTGTGCCGCCGGTTGTCGAGGTGCATCTCAGCAACACCGCCGCGCGCGAAAGCTGGCGACACCACAGCGTGATTTCGGAAGTTTGCGCCGGAAGCATTTTTGGCTTTGGCCCGTTGTCGTATGAACTCGGTTTACGCGCCGCGATTTCGCTCGCGGCCAACGAATTATGAATTATTCTCTTCGCATCGAAGCGCTGCGTGCGCGCTTGAAAACCCTGGAATGCGACGCGCTTGTCGTCGCCAACGCGACCAACGTGCGTTACCTCGCGGGCTTCACCGGCTCATCGGGTATGTGCGTCGTAACGCCAACGCGCGCGTGGTTCGTTACCGATTTTCGCTACATCGAGCAAGCGAAGTCGCAGAGCGCGCATCTCGAACTGGCAATTG
This DNA window, taken from Abditibacteriaceae bacterium, encodes the following:
- the aroQ gene encoding type II 3-dehydroquinate dehydratase; translation: MKILVFHGPNLNLLGTREPGIYGHLTVEDINARLVELGAELGAEVVTQQSNHEGKLLDALHAQDFAACVLNAGAWTHYSYALRDAIAAIVPPVVEVHLSNTAARESWRHHSVISEVCAGSIFGFGPLSYELGLRAAISLAANEL
- a CDS encoding inorganic diphosphatase codes for the protein MILHPWHGLDPGNRAPEIVDCVIEVPRGSHNKYELDKATGLLRLDRVLHSAVFYPANYGFIPRTYCDDRDPLDILVLGQEPVVPMCILTARPIGVMQMVDQNEEDDKIIAIHEHDPAVTHYRDISMLPTHTLDELQRFFEDYKALEKKKVRIERFKGRVDAQEIIQQALRLYQASYSADGSKRTDAPVLASEMRNDTPASEARSGPSRNVRADAARRAAARLAASDAASISFDSASLDGASLDGGSLDGAVPSPTPGGAESAPELGATSA
- a CDS encoding NAD(P)/FAD-dependent oxidoreductase, which translates into the protein MTAKSEIVIAGAGYAGLHIALRLASKLKADDANLTLIDKYDYHQFLTELPRVAAGTRPADDVRVPLETVLDDRVTFVHSAITGFDFEAKQVQTAAEAVPYTTLILALGSRPNDFGIPGVRDNSLSLWSVDDAKKILAEIDKCIADAGVETDAEARKRLLTVAIGGAGATGVELAGELAEVLPELMQRHDMANEKCRIVLIEATPTVMPGTSAGLQQKADRTLRELDVEIRTESPIGEATAEGFVLKSGEVVRAGVRVWTAGVKAPDLVSKSGLPTGPGGRIVVDEFLRVEGRPEIYVAGDCALVQNPEVGRPLPPTAQIAIEEGETVAANVIADATGGKAETFHFKNKGYVISVGGRSGVADVAGLTIAGRPAMMLKNAIEWEYRQSVKHLNGWSPIHSV
- a CDS encoding O-antigen ligase family protein; translation: MKTRAASSNVRSETTLGFNSIAALAAFCLLALIMSIAPWHLSLFWPVNDDYYDYLPQALFAGVMAFVCVLLALASRSENGAAVRPWKGIAWCLAAFVSWVALSCIGAIYRHDALLETARVVSVVLGFFAVRAVLKSTVEFDRTRVLLLGAIVLGAVAVASGPALGFIQTRSPQLSPLFTHNNLFANYCAMALPLCLGTTMLARRMARRGSQKLVVACGLAAAAWIALGLLASASKGGFLAALCGAVAFGSIVLRARFGVVRAWLRANRTIAIVLGLVLVGGVGLVGGRTVLPRILAARGSQNHSTMFRIYTWRAAAEMTQARPVVGFGPGSFPWAHSKFSEVGFTRTAHQSWLQIAGESGVPALLLLLGATVLSLRRGWRVVKTENGAQWPIVAGAVGAIVAFAVHGMLDAGWGIISVALLLMVSLALLDSCEEVPTSTVENEASSQRAAALWLGAALLLGGASWLAQRAVAGEDARREGREAAARGDATTALERAQAATIADPLGVRIWTNRAQTEESLQTDGTASWQRALVVNPWGAQAWRQWAQSRVQRGEDPSEQFARSLEVAPNDTETLRERAEWRIARGDARGWDDWQKIAQLLRKPYGLYPATPELVNYDFAHALLTLAARDTKREQNATAKEKLQEAQRFLAASRAYQTSNPGLLEAARGAAAAAEAKQELEGLEARAKELAGKLQ